A genomic segment from Gammaproteobacteria bacterium encodes:
- a CDS encoding tetratricopeptide repeat protein, which yields MYDCRSSFRWPCASALWAALVLAWCCFSAGVASGAQNTSQIQSLIQQGRAASAAGHLEEAFQLFKEAVRLNPRHPEAHFRLGVVYVRLNRYQEGVSHIQQAVALAPNNMGARMSLASLYERGGELAKARQEYLSIVEISKDPDVKEKARRRLARLRAVERRGRPQVADPVQQLESALAAQPQDLQLWIRLGEAYLVRKRYDDARRAFLRVSRLSPDNSVAHLRLAELAHREGENVVAKDHLVELLDELPAGSLGEAAIRLSIAVAGALKGSGDLRNAVRLLEAVAVVSPRDVSVLGNLGVIYRELGDVRLAELYFRQALDVDPDNALLHANLASLLVDTERPDDAIEELETVLRIGGDKDTATRQARRLLTDIFFQRGTAYARSGQGELAVEAYKRALEYTPTYLPALQSLGLVYFNTKRFQDARDIFERAREVSPLNAPVNFSLGKVYEELGMYDEALEAYGQAMAYGRGILDVTKVAHKIAFVVAKQSYETGKFVIAENIFREISKLNPNDELTHFYSALVFERSGRPEKAAEEYKAVIRLQPGHMGARFNLARIYEQLWMEEEAMAEYNIIIRSRIPSLVVEADRRRAALRKRINGFSYSLTQSLMLDDNVNLTRDDESFDYRTTVSYNATYRKRFEKSRFSFNLNPAYTGFIINGFDFLNLSAGPTYTIGRPEKGWDFSYNFSKQYSFLTEDEVSESHSLAAVMRRRLTVPSWFAPDPRQGSDYEPSWNLRARLGYRGYTSFGNDALSADNYSIRASLNMRYVRRRSWTLAYTLTQNQNTKTAGDDYAYRSHALSLSVDQALSTKWSGRLSYGYTLTNYLNEDSFSGFKVRRKNQRHALSASLNYRLQPGVRFFTNFAWTLNESNLPVGVALQGLDVVIQSNSLGDYESKTLNMGLAFTF from the coding sequence ATGTACGACTGCCGCTCTTCATTTCGATGGCCTTGTGCAAGCGCGTTGTGGGCGGCGCTGGTCTTGGCATGGTGTTGCTTCAGCGCCGGTGTGGCCAGCGGCGCACAGAACACCAGCCAGATTCAGAGCCTGATTCAGCAAGGTCGCGCCGCCAGCGCGGCAGGACACCTGGAAGAGGCGTTTCAGTTGTTCAAAGAGGCCGTGCGTTTGAACCCCAGGCACCCGGAAGCCCATTTTCGCCTGGGAGTGGTGTACGTGCGCCTGAACCGTTATCAGGAAGGGGTTTCCCACATTCAGCAGGCGGTGGCCCTGGCGCCCAACAACATGGGCGCGCGCATGTCGCTGGCGTCCTTGTATGAGCGGGGCGGTGAGCTGGCCAAGGCGCGGCAGGAGTATTTGTCCATTGTGGAGATTTCCAAGGATCCTGATGTCAAGGAAAAAGCGCGCCGGCGCCTGGCCCGTTTGCGCGCGGTCGAGCGCCGGGGGCGTCCGCAGGTGGCTGACCCGGTGCAGCAACTGGAGTCGGCCCTGGCTGCCCAGCCGCAGGATCTGCAACTTTGGATAAGGTTGGGGGAGGCTTATCTTGTGCGAAAACGCTACGACGATGCCAGGCGGGCGTTCCTGAGGGTTTCCCGCTTGTCCCCCGACAACAGTGTCGCCCATCTGCGCTTGGCGGAACTTGCCCACCGCGAGGGGGAGAACGTGGTTGCGAAAGACCACTTGGTGGAACTTTTGGATGAGTTGCCGGCGGGTTCCCTGGGTGAGGCGGCGATTCGTTTGAGTATAGCCGTGGCGGGTGCCCTGAAGGGCTCGGGCGATTTGCGCAATGCGGTCCGGTTGTTGGAAGCGGTCGCCGTGGTCTCGCCGCGAGACGTCTCTGTCCTTGGGAATCTGGGAGTGATCTACCGCGAGCTGGGGGATGTGCGCCTGGCGGAGCTGTATTTTCGCCAGGCCCTGGACGTCGATCCGGACAATGCCCTGCTGCACGCCAATCTGGCTTCTCTGCTGGTGGACACCGAGCGCCCGGATGACGCCATTGAGGAGTTGGAAACGGTGCTGCGCATCGGTGGCGACAAGGATACGGCCACCCGGCAGGCCCGCCGTCTGCTTACGGATATCTTCTTTCAGCGGGGCACGGCCTATGCGCGCAGCGGCCAGGGTGAGCTTGCGGTGGAGGCATACAAGCGGGCCCTGGAATACACGCCGACGTATCTGCCTGCCTTGCAGAGCCTGGGCCTGGTTTACTTCAACACCAAGCGCTTCCAGGACGCCAGGGATATTTTCGAGCGGGCTCGCGAGGTGTCGCCGCTCAACGCCCCGGTTAACTTCTCGCTGGGCAAGGTGTACGAAGAACTCGGCATGTACGACGAAGCCCTGGAGGCCTATGGCCAGGCCATGGCCTACGGGCGCGGCATATTGGACGTGACGAAAGTCGCGCACAAGATTGCATTTGTGGTGGCAAAGCAAAGCTATGAAACCGGCAAGTTTGTGATCGCGGAGAATATATTTCGCGAAATCAGCAAACTCAATCCCAACGACGAACTGACGCATTTCTACTCCGCGTTGGTGTTCGAGCGCAGCGGCCGCCCCGAGAAGGCCGCGGAAGAATACAAAGCAGTGATCCGTCTGCAGCCCGGGCATATGGGGGCGCGTTTCAACCTGGCCCGCATCTACGAGCAGCTGTGGATGGAGGAGGAGGCGATGGCCGAATACAACATCATTATCCGCTCCCGCATTCCCAGTCTGGTGGTTGAGGCCGACCGGCGCAGGGCGGCGCTGAGAAAGAGAATCAATGGCTTCAGTTACAGTCTCACGCAATCTCTCATGCTGGATGACAATGTGAACCTGACCCGTGATGATGAGAGCTTTGATTACCGCACCACGGTGTCTTACAACGCGACCTACCGCAAGCGTTTCGAAAAGTCGCGCTTCAGTTTCAACCTGAACCCCGCCTACACCGGGTTTATCATCAACGGTTTTGATTTTTTGAATTTATCGGCGGGGCCCACTTACACCATCGGCAGGCCGGAAAAGGGGTGGGATTTCAGTTATAACTTTTCCAAACAATACAGTTTTTTGACGGAAGACGAGGTGAGCGAGAGCCACTCCCTGGCGGCGGTAATGCGCCGTCGTCTGACGGTCCCGTCCTGGTTTGCCCCCGACCCCAGACAGGGCAGTGACTACGAGCCGTCGTGGAACTTGCGGGCGCGCCTGGGTTACCGTGGCTACACGTCTTTCGGTAACGATGCGCTGAGCGCAGACAATTACAGCATCCGGGCCTCGCTTAACATGCGCTATGTCCGCCGGCGCTCATGGACGCTGGCGTATACGCTGACCCAGAATCAAAACACCAAAACGGCCGGGGACGACTACGCCTACCGTTCCCACGCCTTGAGCCTGTCGGTCGATCAGGCGCTGTCAACCAAATGGTCGGGCCGGCTGAGCTACGGCTATACCTTGACGAATTATCTGAACGAAGATTCCTTCTCGGGCTTTAAAGTCAGACGCAAGAACCAGCGCCACGCCCTGTCCGCCAGTTTGAATTACCGACTGCAGCCCGGGGTGCGGTTTTTCACCAATTTTGCCTGGACCTTGAACGAGTCCAATCTGCCCGTGGGTGTGGCGCTGCAAGGGCTGGATGTCGTAATCCAGAGCAACAGCCTTGGGGACTATGAAAGCAAGACCCTGAACATGGGGTTGGCGTTTACCTTCTGA
- the acnA gene encoding aconitate hydratase AcnA — MANTRNNSFQTLSTLSVGGKSYRYHALRNLAKAGFDLPRLPYSIRVLLENLLRHEDGTTVRQEDIAAVARWDAQAVPDKEIFFMPARVLLQDFTGVPAVADLAAMRSAIEQIGGNASQINPFTPADLVIDHSVQVDNYGSEMAYQANVAREFVRNRERYEFLRWGQNALANFRVVPPGRGIVHQINLEYLAPLAMTAERGGEDWVYPDTVIGTDSHTTMINGLGVLGWGVGGIEAEAALLGQPSSMLLPQVVGMKLTGKAPAGVTATDIVLTITERLRQHGVVGKFVEFFGPGLDNLALADRATIANMAPEYGATCGIFPVDSKTIDYLKLTGRGERAELVEAYFRAQGLWREPGAPEAAYSAVVELDLGTVETSLAGPSRPQDRVPLADVRHSFRRALVEHFPNETAGMDKVAVTRWLEEGGQPMLVAPEFAEQHPDTDMEVFGKCVPVRQNNGLAYNLCHGSVVIAAITSCTNTSNPAVLIAAGLLARNAVHRGLHVKPWVKTSFAPGSKVVTRYMWESGVMPYMEALGFHLVGYGCTTCIGNSGPLPPHIGEAITDGDLATAAVLSGNRNFEGRVNPLVRANYLASPPLVVAYALAGNLNVDLTRDPLGADPNGEYVYLKDIWPEDEELHALITEHVTARQFGQDYADVFTGEQAWQQLPAPTGDLYPWQADSTYIKEPPFFAGMKTEPEPPTDILGARVLALLGDSVTTDHISPAGSIAADSPAGRYLVAQGVPISEFNSYGARRGNHEVMMRGTFANIRIRNKLVPGVEGGYTRHLPSGEQMSIYDAAVKYQAENVPTIVLAGKEYGTGSSRDWAAKGPRLLGVRAVIVESFERIHRSNLVGMGILPLQFLAGESVASLGLSGEETFDITGLDRLSPGQQLAVTAHAPDGTSKTFTVQSRIDTANEVEYFRHGGILPYVLRQTAAG, encoded by the coding sequence ATGGCGAACACCCGAAACAACAGCTTTCAAACCCTGAGCACGCTTTCTGTTGGCGGCAAAAGCTATCGTTACCACGCCCTGCGGAATCTGGCCAAGGCGGGGTTTGACCTGCCGCGTCTGCCCTATTCCATCCGCGTGTTGCTGGAAAACCTGCTGCGCCACGAAGACGGCACAACGGTACGCCAAGAGGATATCGCGGCGGTGGCCCGGTGGGACGCGCAAGCGGTGCCGGACAAAGAAATCTTTTTCATGCCCGCCCGGGTGTTGCTGCAGGACTTCACAGGCGTGCCGGCGGTGGCGGATCTGGCCGCCATGCGCAGCGCCATCGAGCAGATTGGCGGCAACGCCTCGCAGATCAACCCGTTCACCCCAGCGGACCTGGTTATTGACCATTCCGTGCAAGTGGACAATTACGGCAGCGAAATGGCCTATCAGGCCAACGTGGCGCGAGAGTTTGTACGCAACCGCGAGCGCTATGAATTCCTGCGCTGGGGCCAGAACGCGCTGGCCAATTTCCGGGTGGTGCCGCCGGGCCGCGGCATCGTTCACCAAATCAACCTGGAATACCTGGCCCCCCTGGCCATGACCGCGGAGCGTGGCGGGGAAGACTGGGTGTACCCCGACACGGTCATCGGCACGGACTCCCACACCACCATGATCAACGGTCTGGGTGTGCTGGGCTGGGGCGTGGGCGGCATCGAGGCGGAGGCGGCCCTGCTGGGCCAGCCCAGCTCCATGTTGCTGCCCCAGGTGGTGGGCATGAAACTCACGGGCAAGGCCCCAGCCGGGGTGACCGCCACCGACATCGTGCTCACCATCACCGAGCGCCTGCGCCAGCACGGCGTGGTGGGCAAATTCGTGGAATTCTTCGGCCCCGGCCTGGACAATCTGGCCCTGGCCGACCGCGCCACCATCGCCAACATGGCCCCCGAATACGGCGCCACCTGCGGCATTTTCCCGGTGGACAGCAAAACCATTGACTACCTCAAGCTCACCGGCCGGGGCGAGCGCGCCGAGCTGGTGGAAGCCTATTTCCGCGCCCAGGGTTTGTGGCGCGAACCGGGCGCGCCGGAGGCCGCATACAGCGCGGTGGTGGAGCTGGACCTGGGCACTGTGGAAACCAGCCTTGCCGGTCCCTCGCGCCCGCAGGACCGGGTGCCACTGGCGGATGTGCGCCACTCTTTCCGGCGAGCGCTGGTGGAGCATTTTCCCAACGAGACGGCGGGCATGGACAAAGTGGCCGTCACCCGCTGGCTGGAAGAAGGCGGCCAGCCCATGCTGGTGGCGCCGGAATTCGCCGAACAGCACCCTGACACGGACATGGAAGTGTTCGGCAAATGCGTGCCCGTACGGCAGAACAACGGCCTGGCCTACAACCTGTGCCACGGCTCGGTGGTCATCGCCGCCATCACCAGCTGCACCAACACCTCCAACCCCGCCGTGCTCATCGCCGCCGGCCTGCTGGCCCGCAATGCGGTGCACCGCGGCCTGCACGTGAAACCCTGGGTGAAAACCAGCTTCGCGCCGGGTTCAAAGGTGGTGACCCGCTACATGTGGGAAAGCGGGGTGATGCCCTACATGGAAGCCCTGGGCTTCCACCTGGTGGGCTACGGCTGCACCACCTGCATCGGCAATTCCGGCCCCCTGCCACCCCATATCGGCGAGGCCATCACGGACGGCGACCTGGCCACCGCGGCGGTGCTGTCGGGCAACCGCAACTTCGAGGGCCGGGTGAACCCGCTGGTGCGGGCCAATTACCTGGCCTCGCCGCCGCTGGTGGTGGCCTATGCCCTGGCGGGGAATCTGAACGTGGATCTCACCCGCGACCCCCTGGGCGCTGATCCCAATGGCGAGTATGTGTATCTGAAGGACATCTGGCCGGAGGACGAGGAACTGCATGCCTTGATCACTGAACACGTCACCGCCCGACAATTCGGGCAGGACTACGCCGACGTGTTCACCGGCGAACAGGCCTGGCAGCAACTCCCCGCCCCCACCGGCGACCTCTACCCATGGCAGGCCGATTCCACCTACATCAAGGAACCGCCCTTCTTCGCCGGCATGAAAACCGAGCCCGAACCGCCCACCGACATCCTCGGCGCGCGGGTGCTGGCCCTGTTGGGGGACTCGGTCACCACCGATCACATCTCCCCCGCCGGCAGCATCGCCGCGGACAGCCCCGCCGGACGTTATTTGGTCGCGCAGGGCGTGCCGATAAGCGAGTTCAACTCCTACGGGGCCCGCCGCGGCAATCACGAAGTGATGATGCGCGGCACCTTCGCCAACATCCGTATCCGCAACAAACTGGTGCCGGGCGTGGAAGGCGGTTACACCCGCCATTTGCCCAGTGGCGAACAAATGAGCATTTACGACGCGGCGGTGAAATATCAAGCGGAAAACGTCCCCACCATCGTGCTGGCAGGCAAGGAATACGGCACCGGTTCCTCCCGTGACTGGGCCGCCAAAGGCCCGCGCCTGCTGGGGGTGCGCGCCGTGATCGTGGAAAGCTTCGAACGCATCCACCGCTCCAATCTGGTGGGCATGGGGATTTTGCCGCTGCAATTCCTGGCCGGCGAAAGTGTTGCCAGCTTGGGGCTGAGCGGGGAAGAAACCTTTGACATCACAGGCCTGGACCGTCTCTCGCCCGGTCAGCAACTTGCCGTCACCGCCCATGCCCCCGACGGCACGAGCAAAACCTTCACGGTGCAATCACGGATCGACACGGCCAACGAGGTGGAATACTTCCGCCACGGCGGCATCCTCCCCTACGTGCTGCGGCAGACGGCGGCGGGCTGA
- a CDS encoding SDR family oxidoreductase, translating to MVQHQSILITGCSSGIGLCTAHGLAKRGHRVFASARKAADVARLREAGLEALPLDLDDSASIAHAVDEVLARTNGRLDALFNNGAWGQPGAVEDLSRGALRAQFETNLFGTVELTNRVIPVMRRQGHGRIIMNNSVLGLVALPFRGAYNASKFALEGISDTLRLELAGTGIFVSLIEPGPIASRFRENSLAAFHRHIDMDNSPFRDLYRAVLRRLEKQGQTTSFTQPPEAVLKRVIHALESHRPRRRYPVTFPTYLFAAFRRMLPYAALDSVLARVSANENR from the coding sequence ATCGTGCAACACCAGTCCATCCTCATCACCGGCTGTTCCTCCGGCATCGGCCTGTGCACTGCCCACGGTTTGGCAAAGCGCGGTCACCGGGTGTTCGCCTCGGCGCGCAAAGCGGCCGACGTGGCCCGCTTGCGCGAGGCTGGGCTGGAGGCCTTGCCCTTGGATTTGGACGACAGCGCCTCCATCGCCCACGCGGTGGACGAGGTGCTGGCGCGCACCAACGGCCGCTTGGATGCCTTGTTCAACAACGGCGCCTGGGGCCAGCCGGGGGCGGTGGAGGATCTGTCCCGCGGCGCGCTGCGCGCGCAGTTTGAAACCAACCTGTTCGGCACCGTGGAACTCACCAACCGCGTGATCCCGGTCATGCGCCGACAAGGTCACGGGCGCATCATCATGAACAACTCGGTGCTGGGTTTGGTGGCCCTGCCCTTTCGCGGCGCTTACAACGCCAGCAAGTTTGCCCTGGAGGGCATCAGCGATACGCTGCGTCTGGAACTCGCCGGCACGGGCATTTTCGTGTCGCTGATCGAGCCCGGCCCCATCGCCAGCCGCTTCCGGGAAAATTCCCTGGCCGCTTTCCACCGTCACATCGATATGGACAACAGCCCTTTCCGCGACCTGTACCGGGCTGTGCTGCGGCGGCTGGAAAAGCAGGGCCAGACCACCTCGTTCACCCAGCCGCCCGAGGCGGTATTGAAACGGGTGATTCACGCCCTGGAAAGCCACAGGCCGCGGCGGCGCTACCCGGTTACCTTCCCCACCTATTTATTCGCCGCCTTCCGCCGTATGTTACCCTACGCGGCCCTGGACAGCGTGCTGGCGCGGGTTTCTGCCAACGAAAACCGTTGA
- a CDS encoding chorismate synthase: protein MSGNTFGTLFAVTGFGESHGPAIGCIVDGCPPGMALSEADIQPDLDRRRPGTSRHTTQRREPDRVQILSGVFEGKTTGTPIGLVIHNTDQRSKDYSRIAGQFRPGHADYTYQQKYGFRDYRGGGRSSARETAMRVAAGAIAKKYLRERYGVEIRGYLAQLGPVRTDTGALHWDEVNNNPFFCPDPARLPELEAYMDALRKEGNSIGARINVVATGVPPGWGEPVFDRLDADIAKALMCINAVKGVEIGAGFRCVEQKGTEHRDDITPEGFLSNHAGGVLGGISTGQDILASLALKPTSSLRLPARSVNRQGEPVEVVTTGRHDPCVGIRATPIAEAMLALVLMDHALRHRAQNADVRSATPVIPAVPGRSG, encoded by the coding sequence ATGTCAGGAAATACCTTCGGTACTTTATTTGCGGTCACCGGTTTTGGCGAAAGCCATGGGCCGGCCATCGGTTGCATCGTGGACGGTTGCCCCCCCGGCATGGCGCTCTCAGAGGCGGATATCCAGCCTGATCTGGACCGGCGCCGGCCGGGCACCTCGCGCCACACCACCCAGCGGCGGGAGCCGGATCGGGTGCAGATACTCTCCGGCGTGTTCGAGGGGAAAACCACCGGCACACCCATCGGCCTGGTGATTCACAACACCGACCAGCGGTCCAAGGATTATTCCCGGATCGCCGGGCAGTTCCGGCCCGGTCACGCCGACTACACCTATCAGCAGAAATACGGTTTTCGTGATTACCGCGGCGGCGGGCGCTCCTCGGCGCGGGAGACGGCCATGCGGGTGGCGGCGGGGGCCATCGCCAAGAAATACCTGCGTGAACGTTACGGGGTGGAGATACGGGGCTATCTGGCCCAGCTCGGCCCGGTTCGTACCGATACCGGTGCCTTGCACTGGGACGAGGTCAACAACAATCCCTTCTTTTGCCCCGATCCTGCCAGGCTGCCCGAGCTGGAAGCTTACATGGATGCCCTGCGCAAAGAGGGCAATTCCATCGGCGCGCGCATCAACGTGGTGGCCACCGGTGTGCCTCCCGGCTGGGGCGAGCCCGTTTTCGACCGGCTGGATGCGGACATCGCCAAGGCGTTGATGTGCATCAATGCGGTGAAAGGCGTGGAGATCGGCGCCGGTTTCCGCTGCGTGGAGCAAAAAGGCACCGAACATCGCGATGACATCACGCCGGAAGGTTTTCTCAGCAACCACGCCGGCGGGGTGCTGGGGGGTATTTCCACCGGTCAGGATATTCTTGCCAGCCTGGCTTTGAAGCCGACTTCCAGCCTGCGTCTGCCCGCCAGGAGTGTGAACCGGCAGGGTGAGCCGGTGGAGGTGGTTACCACCGGGCGTCACGACCCCTGTGTGGGTATTCGTGCCACCCCCATCGCCGAGGCCATGCTGGCCCTGGTGTTGATGGATCACGCTTTGCGCCACCGGGCCCAGAACGCCGATGTCCGCTCTGCCACGCCCGTGATTCCCGCCGTCCCCGGTCGTAGCGGCTGA
- a CDS encoding MFS transporter has product MPYWRLSLFYGFYFASLGAFLPYWPLYLEHLGHDPQAIGLLMALLVGTKIIAPNVWAWIADHSSRRMGVVRVGATAAALLFAGVFWGSSFAWLAAVILAFSFFWNAVLPQFEVVTLNHLGEAPQRYTRIRLWGSVGFVTTVAGVGPLLDGWGTQLVPGVVFLLLLGIAFSAAWVPERVAAAGGGQAGALGEVLRRPEVVALILVCFLLQASHGPYYTFYSIYLDRHGYSHGAIGALWALGVVAEVGVFLVMHRLVPRFGLRWLMLVALGLSVLRWLLIGQFVESLILLIVAQCLHAASFGLYHGVAIQLFHRFFRGRHQGRGQALYSSLSFGAGGAVGALYSGYAWEALGPAWTFSGAASLAGLALVVAWVGLRDASAAVEAP; this is encoded by the coding sequence GTGCCCTATTGGCGCTTGTCGCTGTTCTATGGGTTTTACTTCGCTTCCCTGGGCGCCTTCCTGCCGTACTGGCCGCTGTATCTGGAACACCTGGGGCACGACCCTCAGGCCATCGGCTTGCTGATGGCCCTGTTGGTGGGGACCAAAATCATCGCCCCCAATGTCTGGGCCTGGATCGCCGATCACAGCAGCCGGCGCATGGGTGTCGTCCGCGTCGGTGCGACAGCCGCGGCGCTGCTGTTCGCCGGGGTTTTTTGGGGCAGCAGCTTTGCCTGGCTGGCCGCGGTCATTTTGGCCTTCAGCTTTTTCTGGAACGCCGTCCTGCCGCAGTTCGAGGTGGTGACCCTGAATCATCTGGGCGAGGCGCCCCAGCGTTACACCCGCATCCGGCTGTGGGGTTCGGTGGGTTTTGTCACCACGGTGGCGGGCGTGGGGCCGCTGTTGGACGGCTGGGGCACCCAACTCGTTCCCGGCGTGGTGTTTCTCTTGCTGCTCGGTATCGCCTTCAGCGCCGCATGGGTGCCGGAACGCGTTGCGGCCGCGGGCGGCGGGCAGGCGGGAGCGCTGGGGGAGGTGCTGCGGCGGCCCGAGGTGGTGGCCTTGATTCTTGTGTGTTTTCTCCTCCAGGCCAGCCATGGCCCGTATTACACGTTTTATTCCATTTATCTCGACCGCCACGGCTATTCTCACGGCGCCATCGGCGCCCTGTGGGCCTTGGGCGTGGTGGCGGAAGTGGGCGTTTTCCTGGTGATGCACCGCCTGGTGCCGCGCTTCGGCCTGCGGTGGCTCATGCTGGTGGCCTTGGGGCTGAGCGTGCTCCGCTGGCTGCTGATCGGTCAGTTCGTGGAGTCGCTGATCCTGTTGATTGTCGCCCAATGCCTGCACGCAGCGTCGTTCGGCTTGTATCACGGCGTGGCCATACAGCTCTTTCACCGTTTTTTCCGCGGCCGGCACCAGGGCCGGGGACAGGCCTTGTACAGCAGCCTCAGCTTTGGGGCCGGTGGCGCGGTGGGGGCCTTGTACAGCGGCTACGCCTGGGAAGCGCTGGGTCCGGCCTGGACGTTCTCGGGGGCGGCGTCGCTGGCCGGGCTTGCCCTGGTGGTGGCCTGGGTGGGGCTGCGCGACGCTTCGGCGGCGGTTGAGGCGCCTTGA
- a CDS encoding GGDEF domain-containing protein has translation MFNDKASSGPGFDPATGASATHPAMDLAADMLRVFGRYAIASDLSDPEDIAGRCEEWARHILVGTPAPGRGEGVGSHVDEREWDAVKRYFTRVRRAEKEHVGGRLNDFRDMLWVFIHGLRATVVEDQAADREVAAQLDQLKQALDTESVDELRREVVASLALIGRTLATRRSRQQAQMQQLGEQLKAMRQELVSARKEMSLDPMTRLFNRASFDEMVEKSVEISFLSGQPAALVMVDIDNFKAVNDTHGHPAGDKVIMALAERLLRAFPRKGDFVARYAGDEFAVVLQDTSREQAAAVAERLLKGARDEVVVLDGGGLRYSISVGVADLEGVSSAGDWVRRADQALYQAKRTGRDRLAVFGPENA, from the coding sequence ATGTTCAACGACAAAGCGTCCTCTGGTCCTGGATTCGACCCCGCCACCGGCGCATCCGCCACTCATCCGGCCATGGACCTGGCGGCGGACATGTTGCGGGTGTTCGGCCGCTACGCCATCGCCAGCGATTTATCCGATCCTGAAGACATCGCCGGGCGCTGTGAGGAATGGGCGCGGCACATCCTGGTGGGCACGCCGGCCCCGGGGCGGGGCGAGGGCGTGGGCAGTCATGTGGACGAACGTGAATGGGACGCCGTCAAGCGCTATTTCACCCGCGTGCGCCGGGCGGAAAAAGAGCACGTTGGCGGACGGTTGAATGATTTTCGCGACATGTTGTGGGTGTTCATCCACGGCCTCAGGGCTACCGTAGTGGAGGATCAGGCGGCGGACCGGGAGGTGGCGGCGCAGCTGGACCAGCTTAAACAAGCCCTGGATACCGAATCGGTGGATGAACTGCGCCGGGAGGTGGTGGCCAGTCTGGCCCTGATCGGCCGCACTCTGGCCACCCGCCGGAGCCGGCAACAGGCGCAGATGCAGCAGTTGGGTGAGCAGCTCAAGGCCATGCGTCAGGAACTGGTATCCGCCCGCAAGGAAATGAGCCTGGATCCCATGACGCGCTTGTTCAACCGGGCCTCGTTTGACGAGATGGTGGAGAAATCCGTTGAAATCAGCTTCTTGTCGGGACAGCCGGCGGCCCTGGTGATGGTGGATATTGATAATTTCAAGGCTGTCAACGATACCCACGGGCACCCGGCAGGCGACAAAGTGATCATGGCGCTGGCAGAGCGCTTGCTGCGCGCCTTCCCCAGAAAAGGCGATTTCGTCGCGCGTTATGCCGGCGATGAATTCGCCGTGGTTTTGCAGGACACCTCCCGGGAGCAGGCCGCGGCGGTGGCCGAGCGCCTGTTGAAAGGCGCGCGCGATGAGGTCGTGGTCCTGGACGGGGGGGGACTGAGGTACAGCATCTCGGTGGGTGTGGCCGATCTGGAGGGAGTCAGCAGCGCCGGAGACTGGGTGCGCCGCGCCGACCAGGCCCTCTATCAGGCCAAGCGCACCGGGCGTGACCGCCTGGCCGTGTTTGGCCCGGAAAACGCTTGA
- a CDS encoding trigger factor translates to MQVNVTAEGLKRRMTVEVPADKVEDEVRQRLKSLMGRVRIDGFRPGKVPFKVVERRYGGSVRQEVRGDLLQSSFVDAIAREKLRPAGTPQLEVGESGSGLSYTAEFEVYPEFEVKLPGDTVVEKPVVDISEADVDAMIDKLRQQRKRWEAVARPAENGDQLVLDFEGTIDGQPFPGNAAKGYAVVLGSRALIADFEDRLLGMTAGQDTEFEIAFPDDYHVKDLAGKTARFEVKVLSVAEGRVPEVDEAFIASFGVNEGGVAALRDEVKASMAREKEQAVRERVKQQVMDALLQNNPFEVPNSLITEEVSRLNPPPAGSGSAPPEPGPEVAEKARKRVALGLIVSELVRTHGFKAAPGAVRAKVEDAASTYDQPEEVVKWYYSDRSRLKSVEAAVLEDQAVDWALAQIQVKEVPVSFDDLMGKPQNNPASSA, encoded by the coding sequence ATGCAGGTCAATGTGACAGCCGAGGGTTTAAAGCGCCGGATGACCGTGGAGGTTCCGGCGGACAAAGTCGAAGATGAAGTCAGGCAGCGTCTTAAATCGTTGATGGGGCGGGTGCGCATCGATGGCTTCCGCCCCGGCAAGGTGCCTTTCAAAGTGGTCGAGCGCCGCTATGGTGGCAGTGTCCGGCAGGAAGTGCGCGGTGATTTACTCCAGTCGAGCTTCGTCGACGCCATTGCCCGGGAAAAGCTGCGCCCCGCCGGCACGCCTCAGCTGGAGGTGGGGGAGAGTGGCAGCGGCCTGAGTTATACGGCGGAGTTTGAGGTCTACCCCGAATTTGAGGTGAAGCTGCCGGGCGATACGGTGGTGGAAAAACCCGTGGTGGACATCAGCGAAGCCGATGTGGACGCCATGATCGACAAACTGCGTCAGCAGCGCAAGCGGTGGGAAGCGGTGGCGCGTCCCGCCGAAAACGGTGATCAGCTGGTACTGGATTTCGAGGGCACCATCGACGGCCAGCCCTTTCCCGGCAATGCCGCCAAGGGCTATGCGGTGGTATTGGGTTCGCGGGCCTTGATTGCCGATTTTGAGGACCGCCTGCTGGGGATGACGGCCGGCCAGGACACCGAATTTGAAATCGCCTTTCCCGATGATTACCACGTTAAGGATTTGGCAGGCAAAACGGCGAGGTTTGAAGTCAAAGTGCTGTCTGTGGCGGAGGGACGGGTTCCCGAGGTGGACGAGGCATTCATCGCCAGTTTCGGGGTGAATGAAGGGGGGGTAGCGGCGCTGCGGGATGAGGTCAAGGCCTCTATGGCGCGCGAAAAGGAACAGGCCGTTCGTGAACGGGTCAAACAGCAGGTTATGGACGCGTTGCTCCAAAACAACCCCTTCGAAGTTCCCAACTCATTGATTACAGAAGAAGTTTCCCGGTTGAATCCGCCGCCGGCGGGGTCTGGGTCAGCCCCTCCGGAGCCCGGTCCGGAGGTGGCGGAGAAGGCCAGAAAACGGGTAGCCCTGGGCCTGATTGTGTCGGAGTTGGTCCGGACCCACGGTTTCAAGGCTGCCCCGGGGGCCGTGCGCGCCAAAGTGGAAGATGCCGCCTCCACTTATGACCAGCCCGAGGAGGTGGTTAAATGGTATTATTCCGACCGCAGCCGTCTAAAAAGCGTTGAAGCCGCCGTGCTTGAGGATCAGGCGGTGGACTGGGCGCTGGCGCAAATCCAGGTCAAGGAAGTGCCGGTGAGCTTCGATGACTTGATGGGCAAGCCACAAAACAACCCTGCATCCAGCGCGTGA